A portion of the Juglans microcarpa x Juglans regia isolate MS1-56 chromosome 1D, Jm3101_v1.0, whole genome shotgun sequence genome contains these proteins:
- the LOC121266198 gene encoding F-box protein PP2-A13-like has product MGANMSVGVSDTDPPLKPRLDDIPESCVALVLMYLDPPDICRLARLNRTFRGASSADFIWESKLPPNYLYIMERLFDEEALVKFRKKDIYARLCRPNSFDNGTKELWLEKSTGDVCVAISSKALRITGIDDRRYWKHISTEESRFQTVAYLQQIWWLEVDGEFEFQFPAGTYSLFFRLQLGKSSKRMGRRVCDSEHIHGWDIKPVRFQLTTSDGQHAVSQCYLDNHGNWVYYHAGDFVVRNTNALMKINFSLTQIDCTHTKGGLCVDSAFIYPKSVGEEARLFL; this is encoded by the exons ATGGGTGCTAATATGTCTGTCGGCGTGTCGGACACGGATCCTCCTTTGAAGCCCAGGTTGGACGATATACCGGAGAGCTGCGTCGCGCTGGTTCTGATGTACTTGGACCCTCCTGACATTTGCAGATTGGCCCGATTGAACCGGACTTTTCGGGGTGCTTCTTCAGCGGATTTTATATGGGAATCAAAATTGCCGCCCAATTATCTGTATATTATGGAGAGACTTTTTGATGAGGAAGCTTTGGTGAAATTTCGGAAGAAGGATATCTATGCCAGGCTTTGCAGGCCTAATTCCTTTGATAATGGCACAAAG GAACTTTGGCTGGAAAAAAGTACGGGGGACGTTTGTGTGGCGATTTCGTCGAAGGCTCTAAGGATAACCGGGATAGATGATCGGAGATACTGGAAACACATTTCGACTGAGGAATCTAG GTTCCAGACGGTCGCTTATCTCCAACAAATCTGGTGGTTGGAAGTAGATGGTGAGTTTGAGTTCCAATTCCCTGCCGGAACATATAGTCTATTTTTCAGACTCCAGCTTGGGAAGTCCTCCAAGAGAATGGGACGTCGGGTTTGTGATTCTGAGCACATTCATGGCTGGGACATAAAACCTGTAAGGTTCCAGCTAACAACTTCTGATGGTCAACATGCCGTGTCCCAGTGCTATTTGGACAATCACGGGAACTGGGTGTACTACCATGCTGGAGACTTTGTTGTTCGGAACACCAATGCATTGATGAAGATCAATTTTTCATTAACTCAGATCGATTGCACTCATACCAAAGGTGGTCTTTGTGTAGACTCTGCGTTTATATACCCAAAAAGTGTGGGGGAAGAGGCCAGATTGTTTTTGTAG